One region of Endozoicomonas sp. Mp262 genomic DNA includes:
- the gcvT gene encoding glycine cleavage system aminomethyltransferase GcvT — MSAPSNQLQKTPLYDLHLKQNAKMVPFAGFEMPVQYAMGVKKEHLHTRSQAGLFDVSHMGQIRLTGPSAAADLEKLVPVDIIDLPAGKQRYALFTNEEGGILDDLMVTRFPSDNDDHLYIVVNAACKEQDIAHLKAHLGDSTTMELLDDRALVALQGPEAAKALARLAPEVNNMVFMDARQMTIAGADCFISRSGYTGEDGFEISIPAHQASALTQQLLEQPEVELIGLGARDSLRLESGLCLYGHDLNPETTPIEGSLIWAISKIRRTGGDRAGGFPGDSIILQQIETKEIGKKRVGLTGSSRAPVREGTELVNDRDEIIGQVTSGTYGPTVEAPVAMAYLPKEYAALDTSVFARVRGKKLPMTVSKMPFIQQRYYRG, encoded by the coding sequence ATGTCAGCGCCATCTAACCAATTACAGAAAACACCGCTGTACGATCTTCACCTGAAGCAAAATGCCAAAATGGTGCCTTTTGCAGGTTTTGAGATGCCTGTTCAGTACGCCATGGGCGTTAAGAAAGAACATCTGCACACCCGCTCACAGGCCGGATTGTTTGATGTTTCCCATATGGGGCAAATCCGGCTCACCGGCCCAAGTGCTGCCGCCGACCTGGAAAAGCTGGTGCCGGTGGATATTATCGACCTGCCAGCAGGCAAGCAACGCTACGCCCTGTTTACCAATGAAGAAGGAGGTATCCTGGATGACTTGATGGTCACCCGCTTCCCTTCCGACAATGATGATCACTTGTATATTGTGGTTAACGCAGCCTGTAAAGAACAGGATATTGCCCACCTGAAAGCCCATCTGGGCGATAGCACTACTATGGAGCTTCTGGATGACCGCGCCCTGGTTGCCCTGCAGGGGCCTGAAGCTGCGAAAGCACTGGCCCGGCTGGCACCTGAGGTCAATAACATGGTATTTATGGACGCCCGCCAGATGACAATTGCCGGCGCTGACTGTTTTATCAGCCGTTCCGGCTATACCGGTGAGGACGGTTTTGAAATATCCATCCCAGCCCATCAGGCCAGCGCCCTGACCCAACAGCTACTGGAGCAGCCCGAGGTGGAACTGATCGGCCTTGGTGCAAGGGACTCCCTGCGCCTTGAGTCCGGCCTGTGCCTCTATGGTCATGATCTTAACCCGGAGACAACCCCCATTGAAGGTAGCCTGATCTGGGCTATCAGCAAAATCCGTCGAACCGGTGGTGATCGGGCTGGAGGCTTCCCCGGCGACAGCATCATCCTGCAACAGATCGAAACCAAAGAAATTGGCAAAAAGCGTGTTGGTCTGACGGGTTCCAGCAGGGCTCCGGTTCGAGAAGGTACCGAGCTGGTCAATGACAGGGATGAAATAATTGGACAGGTAACATCAGGCACCTACGGCCCTACTGTTGAGGCTCCTGTTGCCATGGCCTATTTACCAAAAGAATACGCCGCACTGGACACATCAGTATTCGCCCGGGTTCGTGGCAAAAAACTACCGATGACGGTCAGCAAAATGCCTTTTATCCAGCAGCGGTATTATCGGGGATAG
- a CDS encoding anaerobic C4-dicarboxylate transporter, with protein MVWIQLAVVLAFIFLGARLGSIGIGFAGGVGVLVLSLGLGMTPGGIPIDVILIIMAVIGAVAAMQVAGGLDYLVQQAERVLRSKPKQITILAPIVTYVMTLLAGTGHTAYSTLPVIAEVAKENGVRPSRPLSISVIASQIAITASPVSAAVVVFSGMLEPFGIGYLDLLMVVIPTTFAACILTAFVCNFLGLDLEKDPVYQDRLAKGLIKTRESRTYDIKPGARLSVLIFALTIVAVVIYATLISDKVGIIEHPVLPRNEAIMVFMLTAATLITLCTKIDASSILNAQTFRSGMSACVCVLGVAWLGNTFVAGHIDQIKLVAGELLEGYPWLLAVALFFASMLLYSQAATTRALMPAALALVDPVTAIASFAAVGALFVLPTYPTLLAAVEMDETGSTRIGKLVFNHSFFVPGMIAIVLSVALGFLVAPMVL; from the coding sequence ATGGTGTGGATACAGCTGGCAGTGGTGCTGGCCTTTATTTTTCTTGGTGCCCGTCTGGGTAGTATTGGTATCGGCTTTGCTGGTGGCGTTGGTGTTCTGGTGCTCTCCCTGGGACTAGGGATGACACCGGGAGGCATTCCTATCGATGTTATCTTAATTATTATGGCGGTTATTGGTGCTGTAGCGGCCATGCAGGTTGCCGGGGGGCTGGATTACCTGGTGCAACAGGCCGAGCGGGTATTACGTAGCAAGCCTAAACAAATCACCATTCTGGCACCTATCGTCACCTATGTGATGACTTTGCTGGCTGGTACTGGCCACACTGCTTACTCAACCCTGCCAGTTATCGCTGAAGTGGCTAAAGAAAATGGGGTACGTCCCTCACGCCCATTGAGTATTTCCGTGATTGCCTCACAGATTGCGATTACGGCCTCTCCGGTTTCTGCGGCTGTTGTGGTATTTAGCGGCATGCTGGAACCCTTTGGCATTGGCTACCTTGACCTGCTGATGGTGGTTATACCCACCACCTTTGCTGCCTGTATACTGACTGCTTTTGTGTGCAACTTTCTGGGGCTGGATCTGGAAAAAGACCCTGTATACCAGGATCGGCTGGCTAAAGGGCTGATTAAAACCCGTGAAAGTCGTACTTATGATATCAAGCCGGGAGCCAGGCTCTCTGTGCTTATTTTTGCCCTGACTATTGTTGCTGTAGTGATTTATGCCACCTTGATCAGCGATAAGGTAGGCATTATTGAACATCCGGTGCTGCCACGAAACGAAGCCATTATGGTGTTCATGCTGACAGCCGCAACCTTGATTACCCTGTGTACCAAAATTGATGCCAGCAGCATTCTTAATGCCCAGACCTTTAGGTCCGGTATGAGTGCCTGTGTCTGTGTGCTGGGTGTGGCCTGGCTGGGTAATACCTTTGTTGCCGGTCATATTGACCAGATCAAGCTGGTTGCCGGTGAACTGCTGGAGGGGTATCCCTGGTTGCTGGCCGTAGCCCTGTTCTTTGCCAGTATGCTGTTGTACTCCCAAGCTGCCACCACCCGTGCCCTGATGCCAGCGGCCCTGGCCCTGGTTGATCCGGTCACTGCCATTGCCTCTTTTGCTGCTGTTGGTGCCCTGTTTGTCCTGCCAACATACCCAACCCTGCTGGCAGCGGTTGAAATGGATGAAACCGGTTCTACCCGTATTGGCAAGCTGGTATTTAACCACTCATTCTTTGTTCCGGGCATGATTGCCATAGTACTCTCTGTAGCCCTTGGCTTCCTAGTTGCTCCGATGGTTCTTTAA
- a CDS encoding ankyrin repeat domain-containing protein — protein MMGFFMRNQSSLSLEKTRWFIVLITLISLQSTGAIFCYEAIEDDEVTRYTSPYAVPVNIFIAVDGIYITPAYGVEIIQNNSEMLKILSSGQAPRLKEPPTESATKIMLALTQIRKLYVLDNIIIATLVQDQKQVLSSSMPDNTDNRPPITNAVLDEVERNIQKDNPLQAIYIPPEPDKKLMTDLTSMKLALQEPLRDSPLTPSVPSYKVLAEIYSPSFHNPVSESIKSVPADLEIWIQGITCDCIDETAGGIGVDNGAFNVCEQCISLIDKRFSAIIERWQSLAGLSVKPLLIADKRELLQLLLAHSCSISLPDDGECSTETAYLQPISLLDQLLFAEIMPETTPSLSAWRPSILYRTNRQHKKLAKQLGGDHQYNTPSPFYVYSNEKLDIELYKAICREVKRTNRDQDEMQDTYREEKISLFLKLNQWITKYKEKFPCLSEKDIYTLCDLIYELVLFDYDDIARRVIERYGFDFKIFRKYIHITRGKVSVDAGVMEDSYTGMDVDVDMDKLIDKGDNLLFLAIKKNKLNLLYYLLSFGDNAGDELLVRFKDIDTVFHYACKEASADCLKILLEQGAKLLGSGLLAELLEKLDAGGRRCLHWAVDRKNYEMCVQLLRYNADCNAQTAKERFTPLHLAAKNNLLEIVELLLKQPAIAPDLKSGSNKAAYTETKNIRIKSLINNSIRKIKRKKQKEDVDCIAEDICHIDLKRKSKEESNAEVPFKKRKVKVGWKNYEPEENLQSLFYLKDLVNVEAIDSDDRRKHYYCPPVLCVNAYKKLAYIIDRKQMPVTVFEKELLDKIDRNIQVLYGKLYDNLSISSVSDETILKTPGSLISFSSQHTELEEISLAFKQDGGLHKKINDGKDMNCGESISAFMPDEVDISEDMLCYFISSIDNILKSPVKGFEKYAISHHDIINHLIAMYPDIIITIVGGAIRDTLQYIFTHHCPMEEGGLDTDIDIQTSLTEEQITNAFDQLLQERNATECERANCFIKRDSGYVGFGYPDNTAKLDTFNAGKLFYAVRNCSFTINSNFCIYRPGKTSVLYIKSPMSFDDVFTKTIRFRENWFDASLTSTKVPGMILRALDFLRRGYILPEDNGMTVYMLLRALHQAFEEIECLDRSWLLDFIKTTKNDSPLKDKILQGQLLNEYPSIYNLFLYLMRLGHFSCLSLDGLVSSSGNILVAAERFMQKKCSNPDISYKLIAAFHGIMAKPQYLPLKKAFAKDIQKLHQLLYAIQLGMSNTSGLPVPASIMLAEAALASCPEKTDSLPYDELFDGVCELKKMFSNQGLSSGMYCLLYEKMNEQFCDQGLELTFQGLEQLINRSLPFDKSYPFILDSLSNAMKAIGIKN, from the coding sequence ATGATGGGTTTTTTTATGAGGAATCAATCAAGTCTATCTTTAGAAAAAACAAGATGGTTTATTGTTTTAATTACTCTTATATCACTTCAGTCCACAGGGGCTATTTTTTGCTATGAAGCTATAGAGGACGATGAAGTGACAAGATACACTTCACCCTATGCTGTCCCGGTTAATATTTTTATAGCGGTAGACGGGATATATATTACACCTGCTTATGGGGTTGAAATTATTCAAAATAATAGTGAGATGCTAAAAATTCTGTCTTCAGGCCAAGCACCACGATTAAAAGAACCTCCCACAGAGTCAGCAACAAAAATCATGTTGGCTCTTACACAAATTAGAAAGCTTTATGTGCTGGATAACATCATAATTGCTACCCTTGTTCAGGATCAAAAGCAGGTTCTGTCGTCTTCCATGCCAGATAATACTGATAATCGACCTCCGATTACTAATGCTGTGCTTGACGAGGTAGAGAGAAATATTCAAAAGGATAATCCTCTACAGGCTATTTATATACCTCCAGAACCGGATAAAAAATTAATGACTGATCTGACCAGCATGAAACTGGCATTGCAAGAACCTTTAAGAGACAGTCCATTAACACCCTCAGTTCCTTCCTATAAGGTATTGGCCGAGATATATTCACCTTCTTTTCACAACCCTGTTTCCGAAAGTATAAAAAGCGTTCCCGCTGACCTGGAAATTTGGATCCAGGGAATTACATGCGACTGCATTGATGAAACTGCTGGGGGTATAGGTGTCGATAATGGGGCATTTAATGTATGTGAGCAGTGCATTTCACTCATCGATAAAAGGTTTTCAGCTATTATAGAGCGCTGGCAAAGCTTGGCGGGGTTGAGCGTAAAGCCGCTATTAATTGCAGATAAAAGAGAGTTACTTCAGCTCTTGCTCGCCCACAGCTGCTCCATCTCTTTGCCAGATGACGGTGAGTGCAGTACTGAAACAGCCTATCTTCAGCCCATATCGTTACTTGATCAGTTATTGTTTGCCGAGATAATGCCTGAAACGACGCCTTCCTTATCCGCCTGGCGTCCCTCAATATTATACCGAACCAACCGGCAGCACAAAAAGCTAGCAAAACAGCTGGGCGGAGATCATCAGTATAATACACCGAGTCCTTTCTATGTTTATAGCAATGAAAAGCTGGATATTGAATTGTATAAAGCTATATGCAGGGAGGTTAAGCGCACCAATAGAGACCAGGATGAAATGCAAGACACCTATCGTGAAGAAAAAATAAGCCTGTTTCTTAAATTAAATCAATGGATTACAAAATATAAAGAAAAATTTCCCTGTTTATCAGAGAAAGATATTTATACCCTGTGCGACCTTATTTATGAACTTGTTTTATTTGACTATGATGATATTGCCCGGAGAGTCATCGAGCGATATGGGTTTGATTTTAAAATATTCCGCAAATATATCCATATTACTAGAGGGAAGGTAAGTGTTGATGCTGGTGTTATGGAGGATTCATATACAGGTATGGATGTAGATGTGGATATGGATAAACTTATAGATAAAGGAGATAATTTACTTTTTCTCGCTATAAAAAAAAATAAGCTAAACCTGCTTTATTACCTGTTATCATTTGGAGACAATGCTGGAGATGAGTTGCTCGTTCGATTTAAAGATATTGATACGGTATTTCATTATGCATGCAAAGAGGCTTCGGCTGATTGCTTAAAAATACTGTTAGAGCAAGGAGCTAAACTGCTGGGGTCCGGGTTGCTGGCAGAGTTATTGGAGAAACTGGATGCTGGTGGTCGCCGCTGCTTGCATTGGGCTGTTGATAGGAAAAACTATGAAATGTGTGTTCAGCTATTAAGGTATAATGCTGATTGCAATGCTCAAACTGCCAAAGAGAGGTTTACGCCATTACACCTTGCAGCAAAAAACAATTTATTGGAAATAGTAGAGCTACTTTTAAAACAGCCTGCAATAGCGCCTGATCTAAAATCAGGAAGTAATAAAGCGGCGTATACAGAAACAAAAAATATCCGGATTAAGTCGTTGATTAATAATTCAATACGGAAGATAAAAAGAAAAAAACAGAAGGAAGATGTTGACTGTATAGCAGAAGATATATGTCATATTGATTTAAAGCGAAAGTCAAAAGAAGAAAGTAATGCTGAAGTTCCTTTTAAAAAAAGAAAAGTGAAAGTTGGTTGGAAAAATTACGAGCCAGAAGAAAATCTGCAATCTTTATTTTATTTGAAGGATCTTGTTAATGTTGAAGCTATAGATAGTGATGATAGAAGAAAACACTATTATTGCCCTCCAGTGCTTTGTGTTAATGCCTATAAAAAACTTGCTTATATAATAGATCGCAAACAGATGCCTGTTACGGTTTTTGAGAAGGAGTTATTAGATAAAATTGATAGAAATATTCAAGTCCTATATGGCAAGCTATATGATAATTTATCAATAAGTAGTGTTAGTGATGAAACTATCTTGAAAACACCTGGAAGCCTGATAAGTTTTAGTTCACAACATACAGAATTAGAGGAAATTTCATTAGCCTTTAAGCAGGATGGAGGGTTGCATAAAAAAATAAATGATGGAAAAGACATGAACTGTGGGGAAAGTATTTCCGCTTTTATGCCTGATGAAGTGGATATATCAGAAGATATGTTGTGTTATTTTATAAGTAGTATTGATAATATTCTAAAAAGTCCTGTAAAAGGATTTGAAAAATACGCTATTTCTCATCACGATATCATTAACCATTTAATAGCCATGTACCCTGATATTATTATTACTATTGTTGGTGGTGCAATAAGGGATACGCTGCAGTATATTTTTACACATCACTGTCCTATGGAAGAAGGGGGTTTAGACACGGATATTGATATACAAACATCCCTGACCGAAGAGCAAATCACGAATGCCTTTGATCAGTTACTACAGGAAAGAAATGCAACTGAGTGTGAAAGGGCAAACTGTTTTATTAAGCGTGATAGTGGCTATGTTGGCTTTGGTTACCCTGATAATACGGCAAAGCTGGATACTTTTAATGCTGGAAAGTTGTTCTATGCGGTAAGAAACTGCAGTTTTACCATAAACAGCAATTTTTGTATTTACCGACCTGGCAAAACATCTGTTTTATATATTAAATCGCCTATGAGCTTTGATGATGTTTTTACTAAAACAATCCGTTTTCGCGAAAACTGGTTTGACGCATCATTAACAAGTACAAAAGTTCCTGGCATGATTTTAAGGGCATTGGATTTCCTGAGAAGGGGCTATATACTGCCTGAAGATAATGGTATGACGGTTTATATGCTCCTTCGCGCACTTCATCAGGCATTCGAGGAGATAGAATGCCTGGACAGATCTTGGTTACTGGATTTTATCAAAACCACAAAAAATGATTCACCATTAAAAGATAAAATACTGCAAGGGCAATTATTAAATGAATATCCATCTATTTATAATTTATTCCTTTATTTAATGCGCCTGGGGCACTTTTCCTGTCTTTCACTTGATGGCCTTGTATCATCTTCCGGAAACATTCTTGTGGCAGCTGAACGATTCATGCAAAAGAAATGCAGTAATCCTGATATTTCCTATAAATTAATAGCTGCTTTTCATGGGATAATGGCAAAACCGCAATACTTGCCATTGAAAAAAGCTTTTGCCAAAGACATCCAGAAACTTCATCAACTGCTGTATGCGATACAGTTGGGGATGAGTAATACCTCAGGCCTTCCTGTCCCGGCCTCAATCATGCTTGCTGAAGCTGCGCTGGCTTCCTGTCCTGAAAAAACAGATTCGCTACCCTATGACGAGTTATTTGATGGCGTGTGTGAATTAAAAAAAATGTTCAGCAATCAAGGCTTGTCTTCTGGCATGTATTGTCTGTTGTATGAAAAAATGAATGAGCAATTTTGTGACCAGGGTTTAGAATTAACTTTTCAGGGATTAGAGCAGCTGATCAATCGGAGTTTACCTTTTGATAAATCCTACCCTTTCATTTTAGATTCACTCTCTAATGCTATGAAAGCAATTGGTATTAAAAATTAA
- the nqrF gene encoding NADH:ubiquinone reductase (Na(+)-transporting) subunit F — protein MTDSNIILLGVVMFSVIVLTLVAVILAARSRLVSTGDVAIDINDDPEKRVTTAAGGKLLTTLAGSGVFLPSACGGGGTCAQCKCKVLDGGGEMLPTERSHFTKREEQEGWRLSCQVAVKQDMKIEVEEELFGVKKWECEVVSNDNVATFIKELTLKLPEGENVNFRAGGYVQLEAPAHEVDYKNFDIQEEYRGDWDKFNLWQYKSKVSEPVIRAYSMANYPEEKGLLKFNIRVASPPPGTDFPPGQMSSYVFNLKVGDKMTVYGPFGEFFAKDTDNEMVFVGGGAGMAPMRSHIFDQLKRLSSSRKISFWYGARSLREAFYVEEFDKLAEENPNFTWHLALSDPQPEDNWTGKTGFIHQVLMENYLKDHAAPEDCEFYMCGPPMMNAAVINMLTDLGVEKENILLDDFGG, from the coding sequence ATGACTGATTCAAATATCATCCTCCTGGGCGTGGTCATGTTCTCGGTTATCGTGCTGACGCTGGTAGCCGTGATCCTGGCCGCTCGCTCCAGGCTGGTTAGTACCGGAGATGTCGCCATCGACATCAATGACGATCCGGAAAAACGTGTAACCACGGCCGCGGGCGGCAAATTGCTGACAACCCTGGCGGGTAGTGGTGTCTTCCTGCCCTCTGCCTGTGGTGGTGGCGGTACCTGTGCCCAGTGTAAGTGTAAAGTGCTGGATGGTGGCGGTGAAATGCTGCCCACTGAACGCTCTCACTTCACCAAGCGTGAAGAGCAGGAAGGCTGGCGCCTGTCCTGTCAGGTGGCGGTTAAGCAGGATATGAAGATTGAGGTTGAAGAGGAACTCTTCGGCGTCAAGAAGTGGGAATGTGAAGTTGTTTCCAATGACAACGTTGCCACCTTCATTAAAGAACTGACCCTGAAGCTGCCTGAAGGCGAAAACGTTAATTTCCGTGCCGGTGGTTATGTCCAGCTGGAAGCGCCTGCTCACGAAGTGGATTACAAAAACTTCGATATTCAGGAAGAGTACCGTGGCGACTGGGACAAGTTCAACCTGTGGCAGTACAAGTCCAAGGTTAGTGAACCGGTTATCCGGGCCTATTCCATGGCCAACTATCCGGAAGAGAAGGGCTTGCTCAAGTTTAATATCCGGGTTGCCTCACCTCCTCCGGGAACTGACTTCCCACCAGGACAGATGTCGTCTTATGTCTTTAACCTGAAGGTAGGCGATAAGATGACTGTATACGGTCCATTCGGTGAGTTCTTTGCCAAGGATACGGACAACGAAATGGTCTTTGTGGGTGGTGGTGCTGGTATGGCACCTATGCGTTCCCATATCTTTGACCAGCTCAAGCGTCTATCATCCAGTCGCAAGATCTCTTTCTGGTATGGTGCCCGTTCTTTGCGTGAAGCTTTTTACGTAGAAGAGTTTGACAAGCTGGCGGAAGAAAACCCGAACTTTACCTGGCATCTGGCCCTGTCTGATCCTCAGCCTGAGGATAACTGGACTGGCAAGACCGGCTTTATCCACCAGGTATTGATGGAAAACTACCTGAAGGATCATGCGGCTCCTGAAGACTGTGAGTTCTACATGTGTGGACCACCCATGATGAATGCGGCAGTTATCAATATGCTCACTGACCTGGGTGTTGAGAAAGAAAATATCCTGCTGGATGACTTTGGTGGTTAA